A region from the Aegilops tauschii subsp. strangulata cultivar AL8/78 chromosome 5, Aet v6.0, whole genome shotgun sequence genome encodes:
- the LOC109759110 gene encoding uncharacterized protein — protein sequence MVFEDESSDNLSGLQISSSSDGMHYQIPASIEDQDYNGLENAPEGLCVEHRLPTERRVAFESFETGRRFLVCAQPEAVNCGFLAWVDPEWPPTMQNALLKLWEMFEDSRTARRKDNLESSLTIHHLKEEKRNLDANYDKLVEDVHQLLSAQEDRVLDFSSLQAKEKRDERASASVVAAMKNEMEKKEAENFKMKEKYKVLMNLVEAQGTVIRNMKMNHLKEKEKLAEGNNNLKIQVDELTKSLEKITEENVQLNLHMSDLKRGHENLIKRRDEVKLQLAVQLKSLEKNKEKLKLIHDILKE from the exons atGGTCTTCGAGGATGAGAGCAGCGACAACTTGTCCGGCCTGcagatctcctcctcctccgacgggATGCATTATCAG ATTCCTGCTAGCATTGAAGACCAAGACTACAATGGCTTGGAGAATGCACCAGAGGGGCTCTGCGTGGAGCATCGGCTGCCAACTGAGCGCCGTGTAGCTTTTGAATCATTTGAGACGGGCAGGAGGTTTCTAGTTTGTGCTCAGCCT GAAGCTGTCAATTGTGGTTTCCTTGCTTGGGTTGACCCAGAGTGGCCTCCCACAATGCAAAATGCATTGTTGAAGCTTTGGGAAATGTTTGAAGACAGCAGGACTGCTAGGAGGAAGGATAACCTGGAAAGTTCACTTACTATCCACCACCTTAAAGAAGAGAAAAGGAATCTGGATGCCAACTATGACAAACTAGTTGAAGATGTCCATCAACTTCTCAGTGCCCAGGAGGACAGGGTGTTGGATTTCAGCTCTCTGCAAGCTAAGGAGAAGAGAGATGAGAGAGCCAGTGCATCAGTTGTGGCTGCCATGAAGAATGAGATGGAGAAGAAAGAGGCCGAGAACTTCAAGATGAAAGAGAAGTACAAAGTGCTGATGAACCTGGTAGAAGCTCAAGGCACTGTCATTAGGAACATGAAGATGAATCATTTGAAAGAGAAGGAAAAGCTAGCTGAAGGCAACAACAATTTAAAGATCCAGGTTGATGAGCTCACCAAGTCTTTGGAAAAAATCACAGAAGAGAATGTGCAGTTGAACCTTCACATGTCTGATCTCAAGAGGGGACATGAGAATCTGATAAAACGCAGGGATGAGGTAAAGCTACAGCTTGCTGTTCAGTTGAAGTCACTGGAGAAGAACAAAGAGAAGTTGAAGTTGATCCATGACATCTTGAAGGAATGA
- the LOC109759118 gene encoding auxin-responsive protein SAUR36-like, with product MAGAKRLAQLAKKWQRVEALGRKRLTVSAKEDQDCCASVPAKGHCVMYTADGRRFEVPLEYLSKTVFSELLRMSQEEFGFASDGKITLPCDAAVMEYVMCLLRRNASAEVESALLSSMVTPCHHTGCAMPTVGASQQICCL from the coding sequence ATGGCCGGTGCGAAGAGACTTGCTCAATTGGCAAAGAAGTGGCAGAGGGTGGAAGCACTCGGGAGGAAGAGGCTCACGGTATCAGCCAAAGAAGATCAAGATTGCTGCGCTTCTGTACCAGCCAAGGGCCACTGTGTCATGTACACGGCTGACGGGAGGCGTTTCGAGGTACCCTTGGAGTACCTCAGCAAGACTGTCTTTAGCGAGCTCCTCAGGATGTCCCAGGAGGAGTTTGGCTTTGCAAGCGATGGCAAGATCACACTGCCTTGTGATGCTGCAGTGATGGAGTATGTCATGTGCTTGCTCAGGAGAAACGCCTCCGCCGAGGTCGAGAGTGCATTGCTGAGCTCCATGGTGACGCCTTGCCACCACACTGGCTGTGCGATGCCTACTGTCGGAGCCAGCCAGCAGATTTGCTGTTTGTAG
- the LOC109759120 gene encoding auxin-responsive protein SAUR36, protein MIHPKKLAQLAKKCQRMLVAGAGARRRQASDTADDECRSTTSSVVADEGYCVVYAADGARFEVPLAYLGTTVFAELLRMSEEEFGYASGSEGGRIMLPCDSTVMEYVLCLVRREASEEVEKAFLSSISGHCHNYNACCMAPSVGINHQFALCT, encoded by the coding sequence ATGATCCATCCAAAGAAGCTTGCTCAGCTGGCCAAGAAGTGCCAGCGGATGTTGGTGGCCGGAGCCGGTGCCCGTCGCCGGCAGGCTTCAGACACGGCCGATGATGAATGCCGCAGCACAACTTCATCTGTGGTCGCTGATGAGGGCTACTGCGTGGTGTATGCCGCTGACGGAGCACGGTTCGAGGTCCCTCTGGCGTACCTCGGGACGACGGTCTTCGCCGAGCTTCTGAGGATGTCAGAGGAGGAGTTTGGCTATGCAAGCGGTAGCGAGGGAGGCAGGATCATGCTGCCCTGCGACTCCACGGTGATGGAGTACGTCTTGTGCCTTGTCAGGAGAGAGGCCTCTGAGGAGGTCGAGAAGGCATTCTTGAGCTCCATTTCTGGGCACTGCCACAACTACAATGCTTGCTGCATGGCTCCATCAGTGGGAATCAACCATCAATTTGCTCTTTGTACTTAG
- the LOC109759122 gene encoding auxin-responsive protein SAUR36: MMSAKTLARLAKKWQRVAAIGKKRLTWSPSTSTEEAGGSCASVAGKGHCIVYTADGARFEVPLAFLGTTVFSELLRMSQEEFGFAGVDGGRITLPCDASVMEYAMCLLRRSASAEMEAAFLNTFAMPCHYHVAQHLGVGQHFGVCSS; the protein is encoded by the coding sequence ATGATGAGTGCCAAGACACTAGCTCGGCTGGCCAAGAAGTGGCAGAGGGTGGCGGCTATCGGGAAGAAGAGGCTCACCTGGTCGCCATCAACATCCACGGAAGAAGCAGGAGGGTCGTGCGCGTCGGTGGCCGGCAAGGGCCACTGCATCGTGTACACTGCCGATGGTGCAAGGTTCGAGGTTCCCCTTGCGTTCCTCGGAACGACCGTCTTCAGCGAGCTCTTGAGGATGTCCCAAGAGGAGTTCGGCTTCGCAGGCGTTGACGGTGGCAGAATCACGCTGCCCTGCGATGCATCGGTGATGGAGTATGCCATGTGCTTGCTCAGGAGAAGCGCCTCCGCGGAGATGGAGGCCGCGTTCCTCAACACCTTTGCGATGCCATGCCACTATCATGTGGCGCAACATCTGGGAGTTGGCCAGCATTTCGGTGTCTGCAGCTCCTGA